A single genomic interval of Suncus etruscus isolate mSunEtr1 chromosome 12, mSunEtr1.pri.cur, whole genome shotgun sequence harbors:
- the LOC126024434 gene encoding 40S ribosomal protein S12, giving the protein MAEEGIAAGGVMDVNTALQEVLKTALIHDGLARGIREAAKALDKRQAHLCVLASNCDEPMYVKLVEALCAEHQINLIKVDDNKKLGEWVGLCKIDREGKPRKVVGCSCVVVKDYGKESQAKDVIEEYFKCKK; this is encoded by the coding sequence ATGGCCGAGGAAGGCATCGCTGCCGGAGGTGTCATGGACGTGAACACGGCCCTGCAGGAGGTGCTCAAGACCGCCCTCATCCACGACGGGCTGGCGCGCGGCATCCGCGAGGCCGCCAAGGCCTTGGACAAGCGCCAGGCCCATCTTTGTGTGCTTGCATCCAACTGTGATGAACCCATGTATGTCAAGTTGGTGGAGGCACTTTGTGCTGAACACCAGATAAACCTCATTAAGGTTGATGACAATAAAAAACTAGGAGAATGGGTCGGCCTCTGTAAAATTGACAGAGAGGGAAAACCCCGTAAAGTGGTTGGCTGCAGTTGTGTTGTGGTTAAGGACTATGGCAAAGAATCACAGGCCAAAGATGTCATCGAGGAGTACTTCAAAtgcaagaaatga